The genomic stretch TTACAACTTTtatataattctaaaattattccTCAAAATTTATTTAGAgcaaaaaacaatgtaaaaaataaatatgtcttGATGTCACCCTAGATAGGtgaatcagaatccctggggaGGTGCCTGGGCAACTGTGATTTTGAAATTTTCCCCAGTGGTTCTAATATATGGTGagggttaagaaccactgttctgggcttccctggtggcgcggtggttgggagtccgcctgccgaggcaggggacacgggttcgtgccccggtctgggaggatcccgcatgccgcggagtggctgggcccgtgggccgtggccgctgggcctgcgcgtccggagcctgtgctccgcaacgggagaggccacaacggtgagaggcccgtgtaccgcaaaaaaaaaaaaaaaaaaaaaaaaaaaaaaaaagaaccactgttCTACACCAGGAATGCTTGAGAGACTGGGATCCTGTCGTGTTCTTCACTCTAGCCTagtacctggcacagtgcctaTATGGAGAGCTTGCATACTTGTGCCCTTGCGGAACCATTTGCAGAAATCTCCTTTATTTTGAGTCCTCTgtaataacagaaggaaaactgaaaacaaacctCTTCCCCTcaaaaatattgggctggccaaaaagttcgttcgggcttTTCCGTGACATCTTACCAAGGAAGATTTTCAGACATCTTCCTGCCCAGAATAGTTTCTACTCCTGCCCCCAGTCTCTCAACATTTTCAGTTAACCCTGACCATTATCACCAGATAAATATTCCTGAAATACTAAAACCGCCATCTCTTTGTTCAAAAGTCTTACTTAGTTCCCCATTACCTAAGTAAATAATATACTTCTTAGTTAGGCAAGCAAAATTCCATACACTCCAATAATAGAATAATTTTCAGCCTGCTAGCCTGCTATTCCACATGGACCCTGCATTAACTGTAGATTGCATGCAGTTCTCTTGAACATGTCTTTAGTTCACCCTTCTCTCTGTCACATACAATAATGCTGCTATCCTCACCTATATTACAAATCCTCTCCATCTTTCAAGGCTCCACTCATGTGTAACTTTTTCGGGTCACTCCAGCAAAAAAGTGAGCATTCCCTCTGTTGTATCTTCTAATTCAAATGGCACTAGCAttactattttcttttgtaattatttgttttctgttttattccccCACGAGTCTAGATTAAACTCCTAGTGGGCAAGGACTATGTGTTATGGGTCTTCTAACCCTCACAGTGCTTACCATGATGCTGTCCACACAAACACGTGataatgatttaatatacattttgCACAATTACagtgtataaaaagtaaaaatagaaaatcaaaattcaaatacACAACTACATTCATCACTCCAAAATATCTTTGAAGGAGTCCCAGAATAAGAATTGTTAAAATTGTTAAATTGTTAAAAGCCACCTGAAGCCTGAATAAGATTttgatgctgggcttccctggtggtgccaatgcaggggacacaggttcgtgccccagtccgggaggatcccacatgccgcggagcggctgagcccatgagccatggccgttgggcctgcgcgtccggagcctgtgctccgcaacaggagaggccacagcagtgagaggcccgtgtaccacaaaaaaaaaaagattttgatgcTATTGTTACATTAGTAATTGAACAAAGTTTATAAGAAAACTATATACTTCCTCAAATTTTAATTGTTCAgacttaaaaaatgggaaaaggaagggCTCAGTAATTCTCCCCTGAAAACGAACATTTATTTGACTAATTCTTAAGGGCAGGAAAATTGTTAAGTCTGTTCCCACCACTATCCTCTCCCTAATATACACAAGCATGCACACGCGTGGgcgtgcacacagacacacacacactagcaGGATGTTGTCTATGTGGTAGAGCCTGAAAAATCACATTAGTTCTCTCTTTCAGATATGGTCTATATATGGGCGAAAAACCActgttaaaatattaatgaatattgTAGAGATTTCTaccatattttgagaaaaatcacatataatgtactaaaatgtgaattttgttgGACAACTATGATGGTTGCAcattgttaaaacaaaacaactataaatttcattttctgggtGAATCTCTTGAGGAACGTTTGGAATTGCTGGTATCTCTGGTTCCTCTGCTTTgggtttttccttcatttctgtaaaataaaataaaatacgaaaatacatttaacaaatggTATTGGGATGATTGGCTATccacttggagaaaaaaaaactctACCTAACACTTTGCACAAAAACAAATCTCAgatgaattaaagatttaaatattaagaTACAGTAAATGTTGTAGAAACAATAGAATATTCCTTTAATCTTAAGATTATAAAGGCCTTTCTAAGCAGACCACAGACCAGAAGCCATAAGGGAAAAGACTGACAGGTTTGAATCATTAAGAATTAAAATCGTGACAGGTTTGAATAACTAAAAACTAACATTAAAATTTTGTCATATAGAATGCCAAACTACTATAAACAAAGTTAAACCACAAACAACaactagaaaaatatttacaacttaTATGTAGGTAAAGatttaataactattatttaaagagatttttttaatcaatcaaAAAGGTAGATAtcccaaatataaaatggaacaAGGATTCAAACAGgcaattctcaaaagaaaaaaactgaattcataataatcataaaaatatgcCTAGCAGCATTAGTCATAAAAAAGTGGGAATTAAAacaattaggtttttttttaacctaacatAATAGGCGTAGATTATTAAAACAATCATGTGCAGTGTTGCCAAGGGCATGGGCAACAGGCACTTACATAAATTCTTGGTTTCTGTGTATTGCTACAACATTTTTGGAGGCTAGTCTGACAGAATGTATCCAGACTTTAAATGCTGGTACCCTTTGgcccagcaattcaacttctagGGATTTGTCCAAAGGAAGAAATCAGACCAACTTAAGCTTCcagtgccttagtttccttatctataaaataaggataatattaTTCATCCACTAGGGTTTTTAACACTGAATAAGGTGATTCACATGAAATGTTTAATACAGTGTCTGGCAGATAGAAAGTgccaaataaatgttatttaaataaatgttacttcCAATGATGTTCATTGAACATTGCTGTAATAGTAAAACTTGGCAGTAATCTAAGTGTTCATCATTATAGGGATTGGTTGAATAAATTATTGTACGTATAATACTGTACAATTGTTACAAAAGATGTCATTAAGATGGCCACAATATATATTGTATGTGAAAAAAACAGGTTATAAAATGGAATGTATTGTATTGATACCATCTCATTtgttaaagcaaaacaaaaacttgacCTTGGGGATCAGAGATAGGAGATGGTATTATAGGGGACTTTTACTCTACAGTCACTTATATATTGCcttaatttattataataaacattATAACTTATTATTATGACAATTTTATAATCAGCAAAAAGGTAGATATTTCCACTTGTTTGGTAAGACAAAGCCCAAAACAAAATAAGCACTAATTAATTGCCCATCTTAACCTTGCTGGGTTTAAAATGAAACTCTTAGAATCGGGCACTGTGTTGATTAGAGCTGCTTCTCCATCAGGGGACTCCTGTCAGTACAAGTAGTGCTTCATATGTCTGCTTttactgtaatattttaaaagatatttcctCAAAACCTGTATTACTTGGAATACAATAACCCCAGGTTTTTGCTGCACTCATATtttaggagaaagagaaaataagctaCCAAAAGGATTTCTTTAGAACACAATTCCCTGGGGATAGCTATGGTCCGCTAGACAGCCCATTTCTTATACTGTGTACAATAGCGCACGAAGAGAATCAAGGCTCTGTTATGTCCCCGAGACAAGTCAAACTGAAGAAAGGTCACATTATTTCTTAAATGCTATGCAGAGTAGAAAGCTTTTcaggaacaaatatttaaatagaaaggGTTTGGGGTAAGCCTGGTAAGTCCTACAAGAACGAGTTCCCTATTACCAGGATCATATTTTATGTCTTTGTATCTCCCTCAGTAGCTTGTACCATGAATTTACTTACCTTTAGTTTGccaggaaattttaattttctagaaaaaacTTTATTCACCAAGTTTTCTTGTTAATCTAAATGTAAttgtcctttaaaatattttgcacataATTCACTCTATAtggggtttatttttcttcactggcTAAAGCGTCCCAAAATGGATAGTATGTACAAGTACCCACTATACACACTTATAGTttcaatgattttcttttaattatatggCAATATACCAACAGatattggttgaatgaaaaacatttttcacttGAAACTAGCCAAAGACATTGATGATACCCACTGAGATAACTGGGATAACCCAGGATTGTCAAAGAAGGCAATAAATCACTGCTCCAAGGGAGATAAACCTATCTGGTACTCTGATTATGAACACGGAACACAAATAAGGGGCATGTCACTAGCTtgaccccaataaaaataaaaaaaaacctacctCAAGGAGAAATATAAACACCCTTAGCATCTTCCTGGTGTGCTTGGGGATCCTGGTCTTGGGGCCCACCTCTTTCTTGGTACAGTTCTGGAAAGCATTCTTCAGGCACATCCTTATCTTTATATGTCTTGGTAGAGAGGTCTTCAGGCCCAGGTATTTCTTGGTATATTTCAGGTGCATAGCCTTCAGGCCCAGCTGTTTCTTGATATATTTCAGGTGAATATTCTTCGGACCCAGGTGTTTCTTGGTATATTGCAGGTGAATATTTTTCAGGAGCAGGTGTTTCTTGGATTGTTTTATGAGAGGGGGCTTTAGACACAGccatttctttatatgttttatgaGAAAAGTGTTCAGGTTCAAGTGTTTCTTGGTATGTTTTTATAGAAAGCTCTTTAGGCACAGCTATTTCTTGTGCTTTAGGAACAAAATTTTCAGTCTCAGCTATTCCTTGACCTAGTTCAGAATTGTGTTCCTCAGGTTCAGCTCTTTTTCGGTAGGTTTCAAGAGCGTAGCCTTTAGGCACATCTGGTTTGGGGTATGCTTCAAGAGGGCATCCTTCCAGGTCAGCTACATCTTCAGATGTTTTAGAAGAAAGGGCTTTGGCTGCAGCGGTTTCTTGGCACATTTTAAGAGAGAGGTCTTCAGGCTGAGCCATATCATGGCGCATTTGGGAAGGATGGTCTTGAAATACAGCTATTTCTTGGTACATTTTAGGGGAAAGGTCTCCAGATTCAGCCATATCTTGGAGTATTTCAGAAGAGTGGTTTTGTACTGCTGTTTCTTGGTGTTCAGAAGAATTTTCCTGATGGATAATGCTTTCTTGACctatttcagaaaaatgtttcttGGGCACAACTCTTTGCATGGAGGCTACCGGAAGGAGAGCTTCGGTCACACTCCTGGGTggttcagtttctttctctgtaggTGCTGGTGCTTTCTCCatcatttccttttctaattgTGACAGAGGCTCCACCTTCGTTTCTGTATTTTGTtgtctctttctgcctctttcacttctttttcctgttctctgCCGCTTATGTTTTTTCTCTCTATAGAGAAATCAGAATTAGTGTCAGCAACAGGGCTCCAGGATTCAAATAAACATTTGGTAATGACAGTCCCAGGACTCCCACTGCCTTGTtgcatgaccttgaacaagtcacttaatctctctctgggcctcagtctccttgtttgtaaaatgaagaagcagttCTAGATGCTCTCAATTGTCGGGAGAGGAAATGACCCTCAGGACTTTTTGTCTTTGATGCCTTGCTCAACAGGAATCTTCTTGGTGAGCgtagcatatgtgtgtgtgtgtgtgtgtgtgtgtgtgtgtatgtgtgtgtgtgcacgtgtttgGTTATGGAAAATGTATTGTTGATGTTATACATTAATAGACTGGCATTCTTGTTTATATGCTAGTCTCTCTGGGTCTAGTCTATGTGAGTTCATTTCTCTATACCCTGGGTAAACTGATATGATTGTGTTCCTAGATCTGCAGTGCAGGCCTGCTCCTCATCTGCGCAGCCTGCAGGTGAATGATGTATGTGGCTTGCTTATCTAATACAGTGTCTTGTGTAAAGCAGGCTAAGTAGCCAAAGCTGGGTCCAAAGCTCCAAAGCTGCAAAAACACTTCCTTGAGGTAAAGCAGCTTGGTGGAAAGGCATGAGTGGTCATATTATACCTACTCTGAACCAATAGCTAAAGATCTAGAAGATGAAAGGATATGCGTGGGTATTGCAACCAATGACAAATTGTTAGGTACTGCAAATATAGCCAAATACAGACGGCTAATATAGATGGActtgggggaagaaaaagataGTATAAAAAagcatttcctcatttttctaaaCCTATTGAAATTCTGTTTCATGCTACCTGCCCTATGGAGCCTTCTCCAACAGACCACAGGGCTGAAATGCTCTCCCTGCTTACCACTCCTATAGAATTTATTATGAGGATTATGCTTAAGGTAAAGAACATAGGCTGCCTCATCCTGTAGTTATTTCTGGAGAAACCCTATTTCTTTTAGTAAACAAGACAGTCTTTGGAGATAAAACCGGTGTTTTTTACACCTATGCAGTGCTTGCAGTtccttgtacacttaaaaaatgtatacCCTATTCTACTTTTGcgtgtttgaaaatttccataattaaatatttttaaaggttgtcTCATCAAAACCAGTTTGAAGTCAATATTAAAAAGGTACATCTTGTAATAGtacagtttaaaataattattaaaaataatatagaaggTAAAAATGATATGGTACCTCAGCATTTGGAAGTTTAATTCCAAGTAACCAAGGTAACAAGATAAATTATAAAGTCCTTAttgtcagattttaaaaagatgatgtaTGTGAATTCTTCAGGCAACATTATTATCCTAGAAATTAAATCCTAAATAATTTGTTATGtagaggaaatatatatatgaggGAAATGTGAGTAATGTTCCATGTTCTTCCTGGTAGTTTCTCAAAAGATACAAATATATCTGTGTGGCCTAAAATTTAATCTGTACTCTGtcacttaccagctatgtgatcatgggcaagtcacttaaactctctaTGCCTTGATTTCTTCACAGGTAAAATGGAGTAAATAGTATCTGCCCAACCTCATGTGGTTGTCCTAAGAATTGCATGTAATAACTTATATGAATGAATCATCCAGATAGAAACTAGTACTCTTATATAAATatcagaaatatacatatatatatatatatatatatatatatatatatatatatatatatggtgtttccttatgtgccaggcactgttttaagtaaTTTACTTATTCTGTTATCTCATATAGTCTTCACATCAACTTATgtggtagatactattattatctccattttgcagatgaaaaaactaaagcacagagaggttgaataacttgtccaaggtgaAATGGCTAAGAAGTAAGGGAGCCACTCTTCAAATCTAGTCATTTAGCCATCTGGCTTTAGCAGCCAGGCTCTTAACTATTACACCCTACCGCTTCTCT from Phocoena phocoena chromosome 6, mPhoPho1.1, whole genome shotgun sequence encodes the following:
- the HEMGN gene encoding hemogen, producing the protein MDLGKDQSHLMLHQIPDPHQEENHVPEVIGTWSLRNREQLRKRKAEAQEKQTSQWQFGYEKKHKRQRTGKRSERGRKRQQNTETKVEPLSQLEKEMMEKAPAPTEKETEPPRSVTEALLPVASMQRVVPKKHFSEIGQESIIHQENSSEHQETAVQNHSSEILQDMAESGDLSPKMYQEIAVFQDHPSQMRHDMAQPEDLSLKMCQETAAAKALSSKTSEDVADLEGCPLEAYPKPDVPKGYALETYRKRAEPEEHNSELGQGIAETENFVPKAQEIAVPKELSIKTYQETLEPEHFSHKTYKEMAVSKAPSHKTIQETPAPEKYSPAIYQETPGSEEYSPEIYQETAGPEGYAPEIYQEIPGPEDLSTKTYKDKDVPEECFPELYQERGGPQDQDPQAHQEDAKGVYISP